A single window of Helicobacter pylori DNA harbors:
- the tlpA gene encoding methyl-accepting chemotaxis protein TlpA yields MSKGLSIGNKIILCVALIVIVCVSILGVSLNSRVKEILKESALHSMQDSLHFKVKEVQGVLENTYTSMGIVKEMLPKDTKREIKIQLLKNFILANSHVAGVSMFFKDREDLRLTLLRDNDTIKLTENPSLGNNPLVQKVMKNKEISKSLGYYRKMPNGAEVYGVDILLPLLNENTKEVAGALMIFFSIDSFSNEITKNRSDLFLIGIKGKVLLSANKSLQDKPIAEIYKSVPKATNEVLAILENGSKATLEYLDPFSHKENFLAVETFKMLDKTESKDNLNWMIALIIEKDKVYEQVGSVRFVVIIASAIMVLALIIAITLLMRAIVSSRLEAVSSTLSHFFKLLNNQAHSSGIKLIEAKSNDELGRMQTAINKNILQTQKTMQEDRQAVQDTIKVVSDVKAGNFAVRITAEPASPDLKELRDALNGIMDYLQESVGTHMPSIFKIFESYSGLDFRDRIQNASGRVELVTNALGQEIQKMLETSSNFAKDLANDSANLKECVQNLEKASNSQHKSLMETSKTIENITTSIQGVSSQSEAMIEQGQDIKSIVEIIRDIADQTNLLALNAAIEAARAGEHGRGFAVVADEVRKLAERTQKSLSEIEANINILVQSISDTSESIKNQVKEVEEINASIEALRSVTEGNLKIASDSLEISQEIDKVSNDILEDVNKKQF; encoded by the coding sequence TTGTCTAAAGGTTTGAGTATCGGTAATAAAATCATATTGTGCGTGGCGTTGATTGTGATCGTGTGCGTGAGCATTTTAGGGGTGTCCTTAAACAGCAGGGTGAAAGAGATTTTAAAAGAAAGCGCCCTGCATTCTATGCAAGATAGTTTGCATTTCAAGGTTAAGGAAGTGCAAGGGGTTTTGGAAAACACCTATACGAGCATGGGCATTGTCAAAGAAATGCTCCCTAAAGACACCAAAAGAGAAATCAAAATCCAATTGTTAAAAAACTTCATTTTAGCCAATTCGCATGTCGCTGGGGTGAGCATGTTTTTTAAAGACAGAGAAGATTTAAGATTAACGCTTTTAAGGGATAACGATACGATTAAGCTAACGGAAAATCCGTCATTGGGGAATAACCCTTTAGTGCAAAAAGTGATGAAAAATAAAGAAATTTCTAAAAGCTTGGGTTATTATAGGAAAATGCCTAATGGGGCGGAAGTTTATGGGGTTGATATTCTTTTACCTTTATTGAATGAAAACACCAAAGAGGTTGCAGGGGCTTTGATGATTTTCTTTTCCATTGACAGCTTCAGCAATGAAATCACTAAAAACAGGAGCGATTTATTTTTAATTGGCATTAAAGGTAAAGTGCTTTTGAGCGCGAATAAGAGTTTGCAAGACAAACCTATCGCAGAAATTTATAAGAGCGTGCCTAAAGCCACCAACGAAGTGCTGGCAATTTTAGAAAACGGCTCTAAAGCGACTTTAGAATACTTGGATCCCTTTAGCCATAAGGAAAATTTTTTAGCCGTTGAAACCTTTAAAATGCTAGACAAAACAGAAAGTAAAGACAATCTTAATTGGATGATCGCTTTAATCATTGAAAAAGACAAGGTCTATGAGCAAGTGGGATCGGTGCGTTTTGTGGTGATCATAGCGAGCGCTATCATGGTGTTAGCCTTGATCATAGCGATCACTCTCTTAATGCGAGCGATTGTGAGCAGTCGTTTGGAAGCCGTTTCTAGCACCTTGTCTCATTTCTTTAAATTATTGAACAATCAAGCCCATTCCAGCGGTATTAAATTGATTGAAGCGAAATCCAATGACGAATTAGGGCGCATGCAAACAGCCATTAATAAAAATATCTTGCAAACCCAAAAAACCATGCAAGAAGACAGGCAAGCCGTCCAAGATACCATTAAAGTGGTTTCAGACGTGAAAGCAGGGAATTTTGCGGTGCGCATCACGGCTGAACCCGCAAGCCCTGATTTGAAAGAATTGAGGGACGCGCTAAACGGGATCATGGATTATTTGCAAGAAAGCGTAGGGACTCACATGCCAAGCATTTTCAAAATCTTTGAAAGCTATTCTGGTTTGGATTTTAGAGACCGGATCCAAAACGCTTCGGGTAGGGTGGAATTGGTTACTAACGCTTTAGGGCAAGAAATCCAAAAAATGCTAGAAACTTCGTCTAATTTTGCCAAAGATCTAGCGAACGATAGCGCGAATTTAAAAGAATGCGTGCAAAATTTAGAAAAGGCTTCAAACTCCCAACACAAAAGCTTGATGGAAACTTCCAAAACGATAGAAAATATCACCACTTCCATTCAAGGCGTGAGCTCTCAAAGTGAAGCCATGATTGAACAAGGGCAAGACATTAAAAGCATTGTAGAAATCATCAGAGACATCGCCGATCAAACCAATCTTTTAGCCCTAAACGCCGCTATTGAAGCCGCAAGGGCCGGCGAGCATGGCAGAGGCTTTGCAGTGGTGGCTGATGAAGTGAGAAAGCTCGCTGAAAGGACGCAAAAATCGCTCAGCGAAATTGAAGCCAATATCAATATCCTCGTTCAAAGCATTTCAGACACGAGCGAAAGCATTAAAAACCAGGTTAAAGAAGTAGAAGAAATCAACGCTTCTATTGAAGCCTTAAGATCGGTTACTGAGGGCAATTTAAAAATCGCTAGCGATTCGTTAGAAATCAGTCAAGAAATTGACAAAGTCTCTAACGATATTTTAGAAGACGTGAATAAAAAGCAGTTTTAA
- a CDS encoding epoxyqueuosine reductase QueH: MLIHICCSVDNLYFLKKAKEAFAGEKMIGFFYNPNIHPYSEYLLRLEDVKRACEMLEIELLEGDYELEKFLDKAKGKELLGEKSERCFECFDLRLEASALKAFELGEEKFTTTLLTSPKKDPNQLIAKGQHIAQRHNLEFVVFRNDNFEHFKSELDLNLQALARENELYRQNYCGCQFALKIQKESQNRSPFELYSPLKRQILPASVEERTQVFRALNAAKKDANKPFLAQKTIATYRLLNGGVWLSKNSNPLNGYILARSKSKAKVRINDLRWVFSQRLNALVGYSQRDETLFLTLEGLNALMAKNYENLKELNLNPLNYEEELSLRALVSGSESINPIIVLEERIEKTLFVEIKSVFQEEKVFYLL, translated from the coding sequence ATGCTCATTCATATTTGTTGCTCGGTGGATAACCTGTATTTTTTAAAAAAGGCTAAAGAGGCTTTTGCGGGTGAAAAAATGATAGGGTTTTTTTATAACCCCAATATCCACCCTTATAGCGAATATTTGTTGCGTTTAGAAGACGTGAAACGCGCTTGCGAGATGCTAGAAATTGAATTGCTTGAGGGCGATTATGAATTAGAAAAATTTTTAGATAAAGCTAAGGGTAAGGAATTGTTAGGGGAAAAAAGCGAACGCTGTTTTGAGTGCTTTGATTTACGCTTGGAAGCGAGCGCTCTAAAAGCCTTTGAATTAGGGGAAGAAAAATTCACCACGACCTTACTCACAAGCCCTAAAAAAGACCCTAACCAGCTCATCGCTAAGGGACAACACATCGCGCAAAGGCACAATTTGGAATTTGTTGTGTTCAGAAACGATAATTTTGAACATTTCAAAAGCGAGTTGGATTTAAACTTGCAAGCTTTGGCGAGAGAAAATGAGCTTTATCGGCAAAATTATTGCGGTTGCCAATTCGCTTTAAAAATCCAAAAAGAATCCCAAAACAGAAGCCCCTTTGAGCTTTACTCGCCTTTAAAACGCCAGATTTTACCCGCAAGCGTTGAAGAAAGGACGCAAGTTTTTAGAGCGCTAAACGCAGCTAAAAAGGACGCCAATAAGCCTTTTTTAGCCCAAAAAACGATCGCAACTTACCGCTTATTGAATGGGGGCGTGTGGCTTTCTAAAAATTCAAACCCCTTGAATGGTTATATTCTAGCGCGCTCTAAAAGTAAGGCTAAAGTAAGGATTAACGATTTAAGGTGGGTTTTTTCCCAGCGTTTAAATGCGCTAGTAGGTTATAGCCAAAGAGATGAAACCTTGTTTTTAACTTTAGAAGGCCTTAACGCTCTTATGGCAAAAAACTACGAAAATTTAAAAGAGTTAAACCTTAACCCCTTAAATTATGAAGAAGAGTTGTCTTTAAGGGCGTTAGTGAGCGGGAGTGAGAGCATAAACCCTATTATCGTGCTAGAAGAACGCATAGAAAAAACCCTTTTTGTAGAAATTAAAAGCGTTTTTCAAGAAGAAAAGGTGTTTTATTTGCTCTAA
- a CDS encoding outer membrane beta-barrel protein: MKTLFSIYLFLSLNLLFLEAKEITWSKFLENFKNKNDDDKPKPLTIDKNNEKQQILDKNQQILKRALEKSLKFFFIFGYNYSQATFSTSNQTLTLVANSIGFNTATGLEHFLRNHPKVGFRIFSVYNYFHSVSLSQPQILMVQNYGGALDFSWIFVDKKTYRFRSYLGIALEQGVLLVDTIKTGAITTIIPRTKKTFFQAPFRFGFIVDFIGYLSLQLGIEMPLVRNVSYTYNNHQERFKPRFNANLSLIVSF, from the coding sequence TTGAAAACTCTATTTAGTATTTATCTCTTTTTATCGTTGAATTTACTCTTTTTAGAAGCTAAAGAGATCACTTGGTCTAAATTCTTGGAAAATTTTAAAAACAAGAATGACGATGACAAACCTAAACCCCTGACTATTGATAAAAACAATGAAAAACAGCAAATCTTAGACAAAAACCAGCAAATCTTAAAAAGGGCTTTGGAAAAAAGCCTTAAATTTTTCTTTATTTTTGGATACAACTATTCGCAAGCCACTTTTTCAACTTCTAACCAAACCTTGACTCTTGTAGCTAATAGCATAGGGTTTAACACCGCTACCGGTTTAGAGCATTTTTTAAGAAACCACCCTAAAGTCGGTTTTAGAATCTTTAGTGTCTATAACTATTTCCATTCTGTTTCGCTCTCTCAGCCCCAAATCCTAATGGTGCAAAATTACGGAGGCGCATTAGATTTTTCTTGGATTTTTGTGGATAAAAAAACCTATCGCTTTAGGAGTTATTTAGGGATCGCTTTAGAGCAAGGGGTGTTATTAGTGGATACGATTAAAACCGGTGCGATCACGACCATCATCCCCAGAACCAAAAAAACCTTTTTTCAAGCCCCCTTTCGTTTTGGTTTTATCGTGGATTTTATCGGCTATTTGTCCTTGCAATTAGGGATTGAAATGCCTTTAGTGAGGAATGTTTCCTACACTTACAACAACCATCAAGAAAGATTCAAACCACGATTTAACGCTAATCTTTCTTTAATCGTTTCGTTTTAG
- a CDS encoding glycosyltransferase family 2 protein, whose protein sequence is MLKVSVITACFNSEKTIEDTILSVLHQTYNNIEYIIIDGASADSTLEIIQKYRDKIACVVSEKDKGIYDAMNKGIRRSSGDIIALLNSDDFYKDEFVIEKVVHEFENKNCDSVYADLVFVKPNRLEKVVRYYESGEFNPKALLYGVVPAHPTLFVKKAIHERYGLYKTDYKISADFEMIIRLFVVQKISFSYLKEVLVIMRTGGVSANGFKSLLLRNKENIRACKENGIQANVFSMLLKYPRKVMGLFKRGKGGTKTKRLKKD, encoded by the coding sequence TTGTTAAAAGTTTCTGTGATCACGGCGTGTTTTAATAGCGAAAAAACCATTGAAGACACCATTCTTTCCGTGCTTCATCAAACTTATAACAACATTGAATACATCATTATAGACGGGGCTAGCGCAGATAGCACTTTAGAAATCATTCAAAAATACAGAGACAAAATCGCTTGCGTGGTGAGCGAAAAAGATAAGGGCATTTATGACGCTATGAATAAGGGCATAAGGCGCTCTAGTGGGGATATTATCGCTTTATTGAATAGCGATGATTTTTACAAAGACGAGTTTGTAATAGAAAAAGTGGTGCATGAGTTTGAAAACAAAAATTGCGATAGCGTGTATGCGGATCTGGTTTTTGTCAAACCCAATCGTTTAGAAAAAGTGGTCCGTTATTATGAAAGCGGGGAGTTTAACCCTAAAGCCTTGCTTTATGGCGTGGTGCCAGCGCACCCCACGCTCTTTGTCAAAAAAGCCATTCATGAACGCTATGGCTTATACAAAACCGATTATAAGATTTCAGCGGATTTTGAGATGATCATCCGCTTGTTTGTGGTGCAAAAAATAAGCTTTTCTTATTTGAAAGAAGTGCTAGTTATCATGCGCACCGGGGGGGTTAGCGCAAATGGGTTTAAAAGCCTTTTATTAAGGAATAAAGAAAACATAAGAGCATGTAAAGAAAACGGCATTCAAGCGAATGTTTTTTCCATGCTTTTAAAATACCCTAGGAAAGTGATGGGCTTGTTTAAAAGGGGGAAAGGGGGGACTAAAACGAAACGATTAAAGAAAGATTAG
- a CDS encoding HNH endonuclease has translation MMKYVNMRYKRNSTDLFFDSFKHFKHNLSNLIGIELPTLIHLGAKKYLNTSLISTNYKSKYPDMRKIGLIDYNKPSDYDFVLTKEAKQIINAFDRSSVNVYDENISKSDRKNIDSLSPKDLFLSIVNWKQYKKSILQLILSYYDTADSIRPYLVLLNYMRNYNIKILKKEFLQNILAQTKEDVLLMQYNQDAFKDLNLETQRELNRPVSYIYNFLITALVLDDSHNVIVDFNFVDILNASMNNISYSYHTKNSFRPVGKQQLFREHVLEAYDYKCAITGKSLFIDNRCLLEAAHIIPYRDGGSFAVNNGIALSYEMHKMFDNGLFSFGYENDGEVVIITSSSNRIVDRQGILANLNRKSIFLPEQLDLRPDPLALQYNRDKFLLR, from the coding sequence ATGATGAAATATGTTAATATGCGATATAAAAGGAATAGTACGGATTTATTTTTTGATTCTTTCAAACATTTTAAGCACAATCTTTCCAATCTTATAGGAATAGAATTGCCCACACTTATTCATCTTGGTGCTAAAAAATATTTAAACACAAGCCTTATTTCTACCAACTATAAGTCAAAATATCCCGATATGAGAAAAATAGGACTTATAGATTATAATAAACCAAGTGATTATGATTTTGTTCTAACCAAAGAAGCGAAGCAAATAATAAACGCCTTTGATCGTTCTTCTGTTAATGTTTATGATGAAAATATATCAAAAAGTGATAGAAAAAATATTGATTCTTTGTCGCCTAAAGACTTATTTTTATCTATTGTTAATTGGAAGCAATATAAGAAGTCAATTTTACAACTTATTTTATCCTACTATGATACTGCAGATTCCATTCGCCCATATTTGGTGCTTTTAAATTATATGAGAAATTACAATATAAAAATTTTAAAAAAAGAGTTTTTGCAAAATATCTTAGCCCAAACAAAAGAAGATGTTTTACTTATGCAATACAATCAAGATGCTTTTAAAGATCTTAATTTGGAAACGCAAAGAGAATTAAATAGACCCGTTTCATATATTTACAACTTTCTTATAACAGCTTTGGTGTTGGATGATTCTCATAATGTGATCGTTGATTTTAATTTTGTAGATATATTAAATGCTAGCATGAATAATATTTCATATTCTTATCATACTAAAAATAGTTTTAGACCAGTAGGAAAACAACAACTATTTAGAGAACATGTTTTAGAGGCTTATGATTATAAATGTGCCATAACCGGCAAATCATTATTTATTGATAATAGATGTTTGCTAGAAGCAGCACATATTATCCCATATAGAGACGGTGGATCTTTTGCCGTGAATAATGGTATAGCTTTAAGTTATGAGATGCACAAAATGTTTGATAATGGGTTATTTAGTTTTGGATATGAAAATGATGGTGAAGTGGTTATAATCACTTCATCATCAAATCGCATAGTGGATAGACAGGGAATTTTAGCCAACCTTAATCGTAAATCCATATTCTTGCCAGAACAATTAGATTTGCGTCCAGATCCACTAGCTTTGCAGTATAATAGGGATAAATTCTTGTTGCGGTGA
- a CDS encoding DNA methyltransferase has translation MNRGLQEILNGDSLYILKNHIEDNFVDIIITSPPYNVAHKYENYNDDLNFESYLKSMHDIFKECYRVLKEDGRICVNVPFAVKNRDSKEVRFLSIYITQILNEIGFKEFELITWHKGKDVKHFQGNNTAWGSWKSPSCPSFRPLGEAILVFYKENKTHKNERGLADITSQEFKEWTKNIWYFDKDSDQGFENILCVSNNAKKNLHPAPYPEELIERLLKIYSYQNDIVLDPFNGTGTTTYVADQLHRQFIGIELSSKYCKIAIERLQKITDSQAIPIIKSYPTTLTNLVNSDNILDSLNEVFPYKEAFSPYLIEHLQHRFGCSIESVYDPFCGVGSSFLNTQTQVCYGFDTSPFAINVAKAKLEKLDSNNLKKAEKHVGNFMDSNREYPFPQWESFGKYTNKKRFDLIMDFIESFKDLDEKIYHFVRFLVFCNLEKMLNFKKDGNGIKYRESKIKDIEVYLKALTLRAFVLKREFDIKNSKVISLKNCSSIDNKPKDKVDCVLTSPPYANLFDYFEIYKMELWSSKIVKSYEEWKKLKKSALRNNKNAALKQQDKIENISLNHTLEILKNKGIESSTLTMLNNYFFDMQKVLKNCFEVLKDGGFCFIVVGNSCYKGVPIQTDEILAQETQKLGFKCKEIIVARKLKTSSQQMKIIDSKAKFYLRESIIVLQKG, from the coding sequence ATGAATAGAGGTTTGCAAGAGATTCTAAATGGAGATAGTTTATATATTCTAAAAAATCATATAGAAGATAATTTTGTAGACATTATTATTACTTCGCCACCGTATAATGTGGCACACAAATATGAAAATTATAATGATGATTTAAATTTTGAATCTTATCTCAAATCAATGCACGATATTTTTAAAGAATGCTACCGTGTGCTTAAAGAGGATGGGAGGATCTGTGTCAATGTACCTTTTGCGGTAAAAAATAGAGATAGCAAGGAGGTGAGATTTTTAAGTATTTATATAACACAAATTTTGAATGAAATTGGTTTTAAGGAGTTTGAACTTATAACTTGGCACAAGGGAAAAGATGTTAAGCACTTTCAAGGGAATAATACAGCTTGGGGAAGTTGGAAAAGCCCTTCTTGCCCGTCTTTTAGACCTTTAGGAGAAGCAATATTAGTGTTTTATAAGGAAAATAAAACTCATAAAAATGAGAGAGGATTAGCAGATATTACTAGCCAAGAATTTAAAGAATGGACAAAAAATATTTGGTATTTTGATAAAGATAGTGATCAAGGCTTTGAAAATATTTTATGTGTTAGCAACAATGCCAAAAAAAATTTACATCCCGCACCTTACCCAGAAGAATTAATTGAGAGATTATTAAAAATTTATTCTTATCAAAATGATATTGTGTTAGATCCTTTTAATGGCACGGGCACGACAACTTATGTGGCAGATCAATTACATAGGCAGTTTATCGGCATTGAGTTATCAAGCAAATATTGCAAAATTGCTATTGAAAGATTACAAAAAATCACAGATTCTCAAGCTATCCCTATCATAAAAAGCTACCCTACAACACTAACAAATTTAGTTAATAGTGATAATATACTAGACTCTTTAAATGAAGTTTTTCCTTATAAAGAAGCCTTTAGCCCTTATCTTATAGAGCATTTGCAACATCGTTTTGGTTGTTCTATTGAGAGCGTTTATGATCCATTTTGTGGTGTTGGCTCTAGCTTTTTAAATACACAAACGCAAGTTTGCTATGGTTTTGACACTTCACCATTTGCCATAAATGTCGCCAAAGCAAAATTAGAAAAATTGGATTCTAATAACTTAAAAAAAGCAGAAAAACATGTCGGTAATTTTATGGATAGCAATAGAGAATATCCATTTCCACAATGGGAATCTTTTGGCAAATATACTAATAAAAAGCGATTTGATCTCATCATGGATTTTATAGAATCTTTTAAAGATTTAGATGAAAAAATTTATCATTTTGTGCGTTTTCTAGTATTTTGCAATTTGGAAAAAATGCTGAATTTTAAAAAAGATGGTAATGGCATTAAGTATAGAGAAAGCAAGATTAAAGATATAGAAGTTTATCTTAAGGCACTCACATTAAGGGCATTTGTGTTGAAAAGAGAATTTGATATAAAAAATTCTAAGGTTATAAGTTTAAAGAACTGCTCATCTATAGACAATAAACCAAAAGATAAAGTTGATTGTGTTTTAACATCTCCGCCATATGCAAATTTATTTGATTATTTTGAAATTTACAAAATGGAGTTATGGAGTAGCAAAATTGTAAAAAGTTATGAAGAGTGGAAAAAGCTTAAAAAATCTGCTCTAAGAAACAACAAAAATGCAGCTTTAAAACAACAAGATAAAATAGAGAACATATCACTCAATCACACATTAGAAATTCTTAAAAATAAAGGTATAGAATCAAGCACTTTGACAATGTTGAATAATTATTTTTTTGATATGCAAAAAGTTTTAAAAAATTGTTTTGAAGTTCTTAAGGATGGAGGATTTTGCTTTATTGTAGTTGGAAATTCTTGCTATAAAGGAGTACCGATACAAACTGATGAAATCTTGGCACAAGAGACACAAAAATTAGGCTTTAAATGCAAAGAAATTATTGTTGCTAGGAAGCTTAAAACATCTAGTCAGCAGATGAAGATCATTGATTCTAAAGCTAAATTTTATTTACGAGAGAGCATAATTGTTTTGCAAAAGGGGTAA
- the tlpB gene encoding methyl-accepting chemotaxis protein TlpB, whose product MMFASVFASLGTRIMLVVLAALLGLGGLFIGFVKVIQKDVLAQLMEHLETGQYKKREKTLAYMTKILEQGIHEYYKNFDNATARKMALDYFKRINDDKGMIYMVVVDKNGVVLFDPVNPKTVGQSGLDAQSVDGVYYVRGYLEAAKKGGGYTYYKMPKYDGGVPEKKFAYSHYDEVSQMVIAATSYYTDINTENQAIKEGVNKVFNENTTKLFLWILTATIALVVLTLIYAKLRIVKRIDELVLKINAFSHGDKDLRAKIDVGDRNDEISQVGRGINLFVENARLIMEEIKGISTSNKTSMDKLVQIAQETQKSMKDSSTTLNSVKNKATGIASMMNASIEQSQGLRKRLMETQALVKESKDAIGDLFSQITESAHTEEELSSKVEQLSRNADDVKSILDIINDIADQTNLLALNAAIEAARAGEHGRGFAVVADEVRNLAGRTQKSLAEINSTIMVIVQEINAVSSQMNLNSQKMERLSDMSKSVQETYEKMSSNLSSVVSDSNQSMDDYAKSGHQIEAMVSDFVEVEKVASNTLADSSDILNIATHVSETTMNLDKQVNLFKT is encoded by the coding sequence ATGATGTTTGCTTCAGTATTTGCTTCGCTAGGGACTCGTATCATGCTGGTCGTGTTAGCCGCTCTTTTAGGTTTAGGGGGGCTTTTTATTGGTTTTGTAAAGGTTATACAAAAAGATGTGTTAGCGCAACTCATGGAGCATTTAGAAACCGGGCAATACAAAAAGCGTGAAAAAACGCTCGCTTACATGACAAAAATTCTTGAACAGGGCATTCATGAGTATTACAAAAATTTTGACAATGCTACTGCAAGAAAAATGGCACTGGATTATTTCAAACGCATCAACGACGATAAGGGCATGATTTATATGGTGGTGGTGGATAAAAACGGGGTAGTGCTGTTTGATCCGGTCAATCCTAAAACCGTGGGCCAATCAGGGCTTGACGCTCAGAGCGTTGATGGGGTGTATTATGTTAGGGGGTATTTGGAAGCGGCTAAAAAAGGGGGAGGTTACACTTATTATAAAATGCCTAAATACGATGGAGGCGTGCCGGAGAAAAAATTCGCCTACTCGCATTATGATGAGGTGTCTCAAATGGTGATCGCAGCGACTTCCTATTACACTGACATTAACACCGAAAATCAAGCGATTAAAGAAGGCGTGAATAAGGTTTTTAATGAAAACACCACGAAACTATTCCTTTGGATATTGACAGCGACGATAGCGTTAGTGGTTTTGACGCTCATATACGCTAAATTAAGGATCGTGAAACGCATTGATGAACTGGTCCTTAAAATCAACGCTTTTAGCCATGGGGATAAGGATTTGAGGGCCAAAATTGATGTGGGTGATCGCAACGATGAAATTTCGCAAGTGGGCCGTGGGATCAATTTATTTGTGGAAAACGCCCGCTTGATTATGGAAGAAATTAAAGGCATTTCCACTTCCAATAAAACTTCAATGGATAAATTAGTCCAAATCGCGCAAGAAACCCAAAAGAGCATGAAAGATTCATCAACCACCCTAAATTCCGTAAAAAATAAAGCCACTGGTATAGCGAGCATGATGAATGCTTCCATAGAGCAGTCTCAAGGGTTAAGGAAGCGCTTGATGGAAACGCAAGCGCTTGTCAAAGAGAGCAAGGATGCGATCGGGGATTTATTTTCTCAAATCACAGAGAGCGCGCACACTGAAGAGGAACTCTCTAGCAAAGTGGAGCAGCTAAGTCGTAACGCTGATGATGTCAAATCCATTTTGGACATTATCAATGATATTGCCGATCAAACCAATCTTTTAGCCCTAAACGCTGCTATTGAAGCCGCACGAGCCGGCGAGCATGGCAGAGGCTTTGCGGTGGTGGCTGATGAAGTTAGGAATTTAGCCGGGCGCACTCAAAAGTCTTTAGCCGAAATCAATTCCACTATCATGGTGATTGTCCAAGAAATCAATGCCGTAAGCTCGCAAATGAATCTCAATTCGCAAAAAATGGAGCGCTTGAGCGATATGAGTAAAAGCGTGCAAGAAACTTACGAAAAAATGAGTTCCAATTTAAGCTCAGTCGTATCAGATAGCAATCAAAGCATGGACGATTACGCCAAATCCGGACACCAAATTGAAGCTATGGTAAGCGATTTTGTAGAAGTGGAAAAAGTGGCTTCTAATACTTTAGCCGATTCTTCAGATATTTTAAACATCGCTACGCATGTGAGCGAAACGACCATGAATTTAGACAAACAAGTGAATTTGTTTAAAACTTAA